One Citricoccus sp. K5 DNA window includes the following coding sequences:
- a CDS encoding asparagine synthase-related protein, with product MSGVVAAHGSFDPRRGQRMLDRLAHRGPDGAGSRELGRSWLGSRYLSIVDPVSGDQPLSGGRDGGLWVVGDGMIHNHRRIRERLGDGRFRTDSDLEAAIVLVDEHGSEAFEHLWGPFALVVAAADGRFAAARDILGLAPLYWVHEGETVVFASELKAFDEDQRPAVRPFPPGHCWTPQEGLKPIRRFPGTTPVLLQSRSADDEPPAWVFDALRETLIRAVDRSLASRQRPGVLLSGGVDSSIITAIAARRGDWTSAPLKTFAVGLEGSGDLAAARIVAEHCGTDHHELVYTAQDAIEAVPEVVAGLESFDPKLVHSAVPNYFVSRLASLHVKIVLVGEGADELFAGYTHYGRHRDGSELHAELLETLQGMHIGGLQRVDRVAGALGVEPRLPFLDLDMVELTMALPPEWKLVGRDRPAKWLLRKAFDGWLPDEVLWRRKEQFGEGTGMNDVLAEHFGQTVSDDDLAAEADALTPPVRTREELAYFRMFEAVLRGVNAQETVGRFPEA from the coding sequence ATGTCAGGAGTAGTCGCAGCCCACGGGTCCTTCGATCCCCGCCGCGGCCAGCGGATGCTGGACCGGCTGGCCCACCGCGGGCCGGACGGGGCGGGCAGCCGGGAACTGGGCCGGTCCTGGCTCGGCAGCAGGTACCTTTCCATTGTCGATCCGGTCTCCGGTGACCAGCCACTGTCCGGCGGACGGGACGGTGGACTCTGGGTCGTCGGAGACGGCATGATCCACAACCACCGCCGGATCCGCGAGCGGCTGGGTGACGGGCGTTTCCGCACCGACTCGGACCTGGAAGCCGCGATCGTCCTCGTCGACGAGCACGGCTCCGAGGCCTTCGAACACCTGTGGGGGCCCTTCGCCCTCGTGGTCGCCGCCGCGGACGGCCGATTCGCCGCGGCCCGAGACATCCTCGGGCTGGCCCCGCTGTACTGGGTGCACGAGGGCGAGACGGTGGTGTTCGCCTCGGAGCTGAAGGCCTTCGACGAGGATCAGCGCCCCGCGGTACGGCCCTTCCCGCCCGGACACTGCTGGACCCCGCAGGAGGGGCTCAAGCCCATCCGGCGCTTCCCCGGCACCACGCCCGTACTCCTGCAGAGCCGGTCCGCGGACGACGAGCCGCCGGCATGGGTGTTCGATGCCCTGCGCGAGACCCTGATCCGGGCCGTGGACCGCAGCCTCGCCAGCCGGCAGCGTCCCGGGGTGCTGTTGTCCGGTGGCGTGGACTCCAGCATCATCACCGCCATCGCCGCCCGGCGCGGCGACTGGACGTCTGCACCGCTGAAGACCTTCGCCGTCGGGCTCGAGGGCAGCGGGGATCTCGCGGCCGCCCGGATCGTGGCCGAGCATTGCGGTACGGACCACCACGAGCTGGTCTACACCGCCCAGGACGCCATCGAGGCGGTGCCCGAGGTCGTCGCCGGACTCGAGTCCTTCGATCCGAAGCTCGTGCATTCGGCGGTGCCCAATTACTTCGTCTCCCGCCTGGCTTCCCTGCACGTCAAGATCGTCCTCGTGGGTGAGGGCGCCGATGAGCTGTTCGCCGGTTACACCCACTACGGGCGCCATCGTGACGGATCCGAACTGCACGCGGAACTGCTGGAGACCCTGCAGGGCATGCATATCGGCGGGCTGCAACGGGTGGACCGTGTGGCCGGCGCGCTCGGAGTGGAGCCCCGCCTGCCGTTCCTGGACCTGGACATGGTGGAACTGACGATGGCCCTGCCCCCGGAATGGAAGCTCGTGGGACGGGACCGCCCGGCCAAGTGGTTGCTGCGCAAGGCCTTCGATGGGTGGCTGCCGGACGAGGTGCTGTGGCGACGCAAGGAACAGTTCGGCGAAGGCACCGGCATGAACGACGTCCTGGCCGAACACTTCGGTCAGACCGTCAGCGACGACGACCTGGCGGCCGAGGCGGATGCCCTCACCCCGCCGGTGCGCACCCGGGAGGAACTCGCCTACTTCCGGATGTTCGAGGCCGTCCTGCGCGGCGTCAACGCCCAAGAGACCGTCGGCCGGTTCCCAGAGGCCTGA
- the helR gene encoding RNA polymerase recycling motor ATPase HelR, whose product MTTDHHRTSTSVFALPEHLSAKADPDLVAGDDAHFAAIAAALGYRRFEDGRRLDALRRQPRGSGEYALERDAEIRRLSSRLLLLQRFGLDLVLGRMVPSDGSGTTVYVGRTGLTDGDGHRLLIDWRSPAAEPFFAATHAQPLGLASRRRYRWSRERVTDYWDEVFTTEGLSGGLQAHAALDDQSAFIASLGAHRTGRMRDVLGTIQADQDAIIRAGSRGALVVDGGPGTGKTVVALHRTAHLLYSDERLRRHRGGVLVVGPHEPYLAYVADVLPSLGEDGVLTATVRGLLPEGATAPAEADQRVADLKSRRDLVDAVEPAVRLYEEPPAEALLVETPWDEVWLYPEDWAEAFGAPDSGTPHNEAREDVWTALLQILVEAHSAGTDPNAARDGENSGPSTELLYRSFESNRGLRAAFARAWPVLRAEEIVGDLFTVPAYLSRCAPTLEPSEVRSLQRADPQAWTLSDLPILDAARRRIGDPVTAWKRRTRDRAREWNQAVMDRVIEDLVAADVSDLQLMTSLQTEDIRDKLTVDEHLPADTRDPLAGPFEHIVVDEAQELTDAEWQMLLARCPSRSLTIVGDRAQARRGFTESWRQRLERVGVGSVEIATLTINYRTPEKVMAEAAPVIRAQIPDANVPTSVRASGNAVRHGTPDELDQVLDAWLEEHDQGEGTAVVISADGTAAAGPVQGKAPGTAVRDRLRSLTPALAKGLEFDLVILVDPQEFGTGIEGAVDRYVAMSRATQQLVILED is encoded by the coding sequence ATGACCACAGACCACCACCGCACCAGCACCTCAGTCTTCGCGCTGCCGGAGCACCTTTCCGCCAAGGCAGATCCGGACCTGGTGGCCGGCGACGACGCCCACTTCGCGGCCATCGCCGCCGCCCTCGGTTACCGACGTTTCGAGGACGGCCGCCGCCTCGACGCCCTGCGCCGGCAGCCGCGTGGCAGCGGCGAGTACGCCTTGGAGCGGGATGCCGAGATCCGCCGGCTGTCCTCCCGCCTGCTCCTGCTCCAACGGTTCGGCCTGGACCTGGTGCTGGGCCGGATGGTCCCGTCCGACGGCAGCGGCACCACCGTCTACGTGGGACGCACCGGCCTGACCGACGGTGACGGCCACCGTCTGCTCATCGACTGGCGCTCCCCCGCGGCTGAGCCGTTCTTCGCCGCCACCCACGCCCAACCCCTCGGCCTGGCCAGCCGCCGCCGCTACCGGTGGAGCCGGGAGCGCGTCACCGACTACTGGGACGAGGTCTTCACCACGGAGGGACTGTCCGGCGGACTGCAGGCCCACGCCGCACTCGACGACCAGTCCGCCTTCATCGCCAGCCTCGGGGCCCACCGGACCGGACGCATGCGGGACGTGCTCGGCACCATCCAGGCGGATCAGGACGCGATCATCCGCGCCGGTTCGCGCGGGGCGCTCGTGGTCGACGGCGGCCCGGGCACCGGAAAGACCGTCGTCGCCCTGCACCGCACGGCCCACCTGCTCTACTCTGACGAGCGGCTGCGCCGCCACCGTGGAGGCGTGCTCGTCGTGGGCCCCCACGAGCCCTACCTGGCCTACGTCGCGGACGTGCTGCCCTCACTCGGCGAGGACGGGGTACTCACCGCGACGGTGCGCGGGCTGCTCCCGGAGGGGGCCACGGCTCCCGCCGAGGCGGATCAGCGCGTCGCCGATCTGAAGTCCCGCCGTGACCTGGTGGACGCCGTGGAGCCGGCGGTCCGGCTGTATGAGGAACCTCCGGCTGAGGCCCTGCTGGTGGAGACGCCGTGGGACGAGGTCTGGTTGTATCCCGAGGACTGGGCCGAGGCCTTCGGCGCCCCCGACTCCGGCACCCCACACAACGAGGCCCGGGAGGACGTCTGGACGGCGTTGCTCCAGATCCTGGTGGAGGCCCACAGCGCCGGAACGGACCCGAACGCCGCCCGGGACGGGGAGAACAGCGGACCGTCCACCGAACTGCTGTACCGGTCCTTCGAGTCGAACCGTGGGCTACGGGCGGCCTTCGCCCGCGCCTGGCCCGTGTTGCGTGCCGAGGAGATCGTCGGCGACCTGTTCACGGTGCCCGCCTACTTGTCCCGGTGCGCGCCCACACTGGAGCCGTCCGAGGTGCGATCCCTGCAGCGTGCGGATCCTCAGGCGTGGACACTGTCCGACCTGCCGATCCTGGACGCGGCACGCCGCCGCATCGGTGACCCGGTCACGGCCTGGAAACGCCGCACCCGAGACCGGGCACGTGAGTGGAACCAAGCCGTCATGGACCGGGTGATCGAAGACCTGGTCGCCGCCGACGTCTCCGACCTGCAGCTGATGACGTCCCTGCAGACCGAGGACATCCGGGACAAACTCACCGTCGACGAGCACCTGCCGGCGGACACCCGTGACCCGCTGGCCGGACCCTTCGAGCACATCGTGGTGGACGAGGCGCAGGAACTCACCGATGCCGAGTGGCAGATGCTGTTGGCCCGGTGCCCGTCCCGCAGCCTCACCATCGTCGGGGACCGAGCCCAGGCCCGGCGGGGGTTCACGGAGAGCTGGCGGCAGCGGCTGGAACGCGTCGGGGTCGGATCGGTGGAGATCGCCACGCTCACGATCAACTACCGCACACCCGAAAAGGTCATGGCGGAGGCGGCCCCGGTGATCCGGGCCCAGATCCCGGATGCCAACGTGCCGACCTCGGTCCGGGCCTCGGGCAACGCGGTGCGCCACGGCACCCCTGACGAGCTGGACCAGGTGCTGGACGCCTGGCTCGAGGAACACGACCAGGGTGAGGGCACCGCCGTCGTGATCAGTGCGGACGGGACCGCCGCGGCCGGTCCGGTTCAGGGCAAGGCACCGGGCACGGCGGTGCGGGACCGGCTGCGGTCCCTGACGCCCGCTCTGGCCAAGGGCCTCGAGTTCGACCTGGTGATCCTGGTCGACCCACAGGAATTCGGCACCGGGATCGAGGGTGCAGTGGACCGGTACGTGGCCATGAGCCGGGCCACCCAGCAGCTGGTGATCCTGGAGGACTGA
- a CDS encoding MmcQ/YjbR family DNA-binding protein, producing the protein MNGTTVHRIARDAALEFPAVTVEQPFGPDYDVFKVKGRMFMFLAELDGEPIVNLKAEPEDSGALRQAHPEITPGYHMNKRHWITVTGGDTVTGGLVQELVLDSYRLVVEKLPRHARPVDPETFGTTTPAR; encoded by the coding sequence ATGAACGGGACCACAGTGCACCGGATCGCCCGAGATGCGGCACTCGAATTCCCCGCCGTCACCGTGGAGCAGCCGTTCGGGCCGGACTATGACGTGTTCAAGGTCAAGGGCCGGATGTTCATGTTCCTGGCCGAGCTGGACGGCGAACCGATCGTCAACCTCAAGGCCGAACCCGAGGACTCCGGCGCACTGCGCCAGGCCCATCCCGAGATCACCCCCGGCTACCACATGAACAAGAGGCACTGGATCACCGTGACCGGCGGGGACACCGTCACCGGCGGACTGGTCCAGGAACTCGTGCTCGATTCCTACCGCCTGGTGGTGGAGAAACTGCCACGGCACGCCCGCCCGGTGGACCCCGAGACCTTTGGCACCACCACACCGGCCCGTTAG
- a CDS encoding TIGR03086 family metal-binding protein: MTSIDLTESTRRVASVVRGIEDAHHYAPTPCPQMPVHLLLAHLHGLAIAFRDAARKIDGPTTHTAPDPSRLELPEDWRESLPAELENLAAAWNETGARTGTTTAGAQTMPAEVAMLVALDEVVLHGWDLAVATGQDYAVEQQALDAVEQFCAGIPEEPGEREGLFGPRIPVPADAPQLDRVLGLSGRDPGWRPPGH; this comes from the coding sequence ATGACCAGCATCGACCTCACCGAGAGCACACGGAGGGTGGCGTCCGTGGTCCGCGGGATCGAGGACGCGCACCACTATGCCCCCACGCCGTGCCCCCAGATGCCCGTCCACTTGCTCCTGGCCCATCTGCACGGCCTGGCCATCGCCTTCCGTGACGCCGCCCGCAAGATCGACGGCCCGACCACCCACACGGCTCCGGACCCGTCACGGCTGGAACTTCCCGAGGACTGGCGGGAATCCCTGCCGGCCGAGTTGGAGAACCTTGCCGCCGCCTGGAACGAGACCGGGGCACGCACCGGAACGACGACGGCCGGGGCGCAGACCATGCCCGCCGAGGTGGCGATGCTGGTCGCGCTGGACGAGGTGGTGCTGCATGGCTGGGACCTGGCGGTGGCGACCGGCCAGGACTATGCGGTGGAGCAACAGGCCCTTGACGCCGTCGAGCAGTTCTGCGCTGGTATCCCCGAGGAGCCGGGCGAACGGGAGGGGCTCTTCGGCCCCCGGATCCCGGTGCCGGCGGACGCACCCCAGCTGGACCGGGTGCTGGGCCTGTCCGGCCGAGATCCCGGGTGGCGGCCCCCGGGCCACTGA
- a CDS encoding N(5)-(carboxyethyl)ornithine synthase — MAPSTHPVLGVLGTTRKTAEYRVPLHPDHLQRIDPSVRSRMVLEEGYGERFGYSDANLAELVGAVADRAAVIATADTVLLAKPQAADLAELRDGQTLWGWPHCVQDRELTQQAIDRRLTLIAFEAMNHWASDGGFSLHVFHQNNELAGYCSVLHSLALTGVTGDYGRRLSAVVIGFGATARGAVTALKAHGISDVRVLTNRKVASVASPIHSAHMIQFDHDGGPYLSEVITDDRGRVPLAPFLAESDIVVNCTLQDPNAPLLYLRSDDLEAFRPGSLIVDVSCDEGMAFEWARTTTFADPMFTVGGTIDYYAVDHSPSYLWNSASWEISDALLPFLDIVMGGPSAWAGSETISRAIEIRDGVVLNPAILEFQGRSGDYPHPGG, encoded by the coding sequence ATGGCACCATCGACTCATCCTGTCCTCGGCGTGTTGGGGACCACCCGGAAGACCGCCGAGTACCGCGTGCCCCTGCACCCGGACCACCTGCAACGCATCGATCCCTCCGTACGGAGCAGGATGGTCCTGGAGGAGGGCTACGGCGAACGGTTCGGATACTCGGACGCGAACCTCGCTGAGCTGGTGGGTGCCGTGGCTGACCGGGCGGCGGTCATCGCCACCGCCGACACCGTGTTGCTGGCCAAGCCGCAGGCGGCAGACCTGGCCGAATTGCGGGACGGTCAGACGCTCTGGGGATGGCCGCACTGTGTGCAGGACCGCGAACTCACCCAGCAGGCCATCGACCGGCGGCTGACCCTGATCGCCTTCGAGGCCATGAACCACTGGGCCAGTGACGGCGGCTTCTCACTGCACGTCTTCCATCAGAACAACGAACTGGCCGGGTACTGCTCCGTGCTCCATTCCCTGGCCCTGACCGGTGTCACCGGGGACTACGGCCGCCGGCTCAGTGCCGTGGTGATCGGATTCGGCGCCACCGCACGGGGAGCCGTCACGGCCCTGAAGGCGCACGGCATCTCAGATGTCCGTGTGCTGACCAACCGCAAGGTCGCCTCGGTCGCCTCACCGATCCATTCCGCGCACATGATCCAGTTCGACCATGACGGTGGCCCCTACCTCAGCGAGGTCATCACCGATGACCGCGGACGGGTCCCGCTGGCTCCCTTTCTGGCCGAGAGTGACATCGTCGTCAACTGCACGCTGCAGGATCCCAATGCGCCACTGCTCTACCTGCGCTCCGACGATCTTGAGGCCTTCCGGCCCGGCAGCCTGATCGTGGATGTCTCATGCGACGAGGGCATGGCATTCGAATGGGCCCGCACCACCACGTTCGCCGACCCCATGTTCACGGTGGGCGGGACCATCGATTACTACGCGGTGGACCACAGCCCCTCGTACCTGTGGAACTCGGCCAGCTGGGAGATCAGCGACGCCCTGCTGCCCTTCCTGGACATCGTCATGGGCGGACCCAGCGCCTGGGCCGGCAGCGAGACCATCAGCCGGGCCATCGAGATACGCGACGGAGTCGTCCTCAACCCCGCCATCCTGGAGTTCCAGGGCCGCTCGGGGGACTACCCGCATCCGGGCGGATGA
- a CDS encoding DUF6320 domain-containing protein encodes MRRCPECAVDIEGAWSHCPLCAAPTSASASSEGSGEVTPSPFPAVPLQFSRRRVLRALFLASIAVILASFTAQLLFSRDLDGIGVLRSVWLGVSAMWLVVLMAVRKRRNLAKSTVYLVVLVGLVCVYWDYLTGWLGWSLTYAVPIVCASSIVALLITVRVMRIEVGEHIVYSGLTVLLGLAPLGFLLFGWVTTPLPSAICGALSLFALALLQLGRSRQVRHELAKRLHL; translated from the coding sequence ATGAGGCGCTGCCCGGAATGCGCCGTGGACATCGAAGGCGCCTGGAGTCACTGTCCCCTGTGCGCGGCCCCGACCTCGGCTTCGGCCTCGAGTGAGGGTTCCGGCGAGGTCACCCCGAGTCCGTTCCCCGCAGTGCCTCTCCAGTTCTCCCGGCGCCGGGTCCTCAGGGCTCTCTTCCTCGCCTCGATCGCTGTGATCCTCGCCTCGTTCACGGCCCAGCTGCTGTTCAGCCGGGACCTGGACGGCATCGGGGTGCTGCGCTCCGTGTGGCTGGGTGTCAGCGCCATGTGGCTGGTGGTGCTGATGGCGGTGCGCAAGCGGCGTAACCTCGCCAAGAGCACCGTGTACCTCGTGGTGCTGGTCGGCCTGGTCTGCGTGTACTGGGACTACCTCACCGGATGGCTCGGCTGGTCGCTGACCTATGCGGTCCCCATCGTCTGCGCCTCGTCCATCGTCGCCCTGCTGATCACCGTCCGGGTGATGCGCATCGAGGTGGGCGAGCACATCGTCTACAGCGGCCTGACGGTGCTGCTGGGCCTGGCACCGCTCGGGTTCCTCCTCTTCGGCTGGGTGACGACCCCGCTGCCCTCGGCAATCTGCGGTGCCCTCAGCCTGTTCGCCCTGGCACTCCTGCAGCTCGGACGGAGTCGGCAGGTCCGCCACGAACTCGCCAAGCGACTGCACCTGTAG